In a genomic window of Oscillatoria salina IIICB1:
- a CDS encoding cytochrome P450 — protein sequence MIQQLKSAEEMPGSYGLPLLGETLELFTRDGYSFLWERFQRYGPVFKSSLTGKKCAILVGPDANKLFMQEKADNLSAYLGWKFVLEPFVGRPIFMYDGQEHRRRRRLMAPAFSGQVVAEYYFKTMDYVIQSFLKDWAEGGTIPLLEELRKLILSVSIRLFLGIERENEVEDISQVFKTLSEGFMTVLRLDIPLTAYGRARNASRQLRALLKTIIAERKSQGNLQKYRDALSFLLVAVDEDGNSLSESEVIDEALSLLNGAYTTTPVLISSLIFELSANPTWRERLRQEQKQICGEKVLALEHLKQFTQMTYVLKEVERLYPPSPFFFRGVVKDIEYGEYHIPAGWYVAVSPLLTHRMSEIYSEPNSFDPERFAPPREEDKQYPFSLVGFGGGVHNCLGFGFAQMLMKILLSHLLRHYDLRLTPELSEIESIRKIEMPKQKKFLEILENFRLDFTTLTAM from the coding sequence ATGATACAGCAGTTGAAATCAGCAGAGGAAATGCCTGGTAGCTATGGACTTCCTTTATTAGGAGAAACTCTGGAACTGTTTACGAGAGATGGATACAGTTTTCTTTGGGAACGTTTCCAGCGTTATGGTCCTGTCTTCAAATCATCTCTTACAGGTAAGAAATGCGCTATTTTAGTTGGTCCCGATGCCAACAAACTCTTTATGCAAGAAAAAGCTGATAATCTATCTGCTTACTTAGGCTGGAAGTTTGTGCTTGAGCCCTTTGTGGGAAGACCCATCTTTATGTATGATGGGCAAGAGCATCGTCGCCGACGTCGTCTAATGGCTCCCGCTTTCAGTGGGCAAGTAGTAGCCGAATACTACTTTAAGACTATGGACTACGTCATCCAATCCTTCCTCAAAGACTGGGCAGAGGGGGGTACAATACCTCTACTTGAAGAGTTGCGCAAGCTCATCCTAAGCGTGAGTATCAGGCTTTTTCTGGGAATAGAAAGAGAGAATGAAGTTGAGGATATTAGTCAGGTCTTTAAAACACTTAGCGAAGGATTCATGACAGTATTGCGCCTGGATATTCCTCTAACAGCTTATGGTCGCGCTCGGAATGCCTCTCGTCAGTTGCGAGCTTTGTTAAAAACAATTATTGCCGAACGTAAAAGCCAAGGTAATTTGCAAAAGTATCGAGATGCTCTAAGTTTTTTGCTAGTGGCAGTTGATGAAGATGGCAATTCTTTAAGCGAATCAGAGGTTATTGATGAAGCATTATCACTGCTAAATGGCGCTTATACAACTACCCCTGTGTTGATATCTTCACTCATATTTGAGTTGTCTGCTAATCCCACATGGCGCGAACGCCTGCGCCAGGAACAAAAGCAAATTTGTGGGGAGAAAGTGCTCGCTTTAGAACATCTCAAACAGTTTACTCAGATGACCTATGTACTCAAAGAAGTAGAACGTTTATATCCTCCAAGTCCTTTCTTCTTTCGTGGTGTAGTTAAAGATATTGAATATGGAGAATACCATATTCCAGCAGGCTGGTATGTTGCTGTCTCACCACTACTCACACATCGTATGAGCGAAATTTATTCCGAGCCCAATAGCTTCGATCCAGAGCGTTTTGCGCCACCTCGCGAGGAAGACAAACAATATCCCTTTTCCCTAGTGGGTTTTGGGGGAGGTGTTCATAACTGTCTTGGTTTTGGATTTGCTCAGATGTTGATGAAGATACTACTTTCACATTTATTACGCCATTACGATTTGAGGTTGACACCTGAGCTTTCGGAGATTGAATCAATTCGTAAAATTGAAATGCCTAAGCAGAAAAAATTTCTTGAAATTCTGGAAAATTTTCGCTTAGACTTTACCACTTTGACCGCAATGTGA
- a CDS encoding aromatic ring-hydroxylating dioxygenase subunit alpha, with protein MVKDPILLDDWHVIARSQDLQPGKILSKRLLGEDIILWRNGEQVLAWKDLCPHRGVPLSLGWIEKDTVVCSYHGLVFNTEGKCVLVPATPDQPPSARACIQTYQARERYDLIWVCLGTPKNDLVPFPEWDDSSYKKIFCCGYYYNSSPLRALENFMDPAHTAFVHNQLLANSSHPKVTNYHLELHPDGVDFKFAISAIDFQSGEPNSMALIPYHFRISRPLILSLQLGTDERHFKVFCAVTPIDEEECIEWHWMLVNYDHKVSKEAFQALQDKIASQDIAIVEAQKPRRLPLNLSAEVHLPSDRYSMAYRKWLKQQGVTFGTI; from the coding sequence ATGGTAAAAGATCCAATTTTGTTAGATGATTGGCATGTCATTGCACGTTCGCAAGACTTGCAACCTGGAAAAATCCTCTCCAAGCGCCTACTGGGCGAAGACATAATCCTTTGGCGTAATGGCGAACAAGTTTTGGCGTGGAAAGACTTATGTCCGCATCGAGGAGTACCTCTTTCCCTGGGATGGATTGAAAAAGACACTGTTGTCTGTTCTTACCACGGGTTAGTTTTTAACACTGAAGGTAAATGTGTCTTAGTTCCAGCCACTCCAGACCAACCGCCTTCTGCACGAGCTTGTATTCAAACTTACCAGGCTCGAGAGCGCTACGATCTGATTTGGGTTTGTCTGGGAACACCAAAAAACGATCTTGTCCCCTTTCCGGAGTGGGATGATTCGAGCTACAAAAAGATTTTCTGCTGTGGATATTATTACAATTCTAGCCCTCTAAGAGCACTAGAAAATTTTATGGACCCAGCTCATACGGCTTTTGTTCATAATCAATTATTGGCTAACTCCAGCCATCCAAAAGTAACTAATTATCACTTAGAATTGCATCCCGATGGCGTTGATTTCAAATTTGCGATCTCCGCAATTGATTTTCAATCGGGAGAGCCAAACTCGATGGCTTTAATTCCTTACCATTTTCGGATTTCTCGTCCTCTGATTTTAAGTTTACAGCTAGGAACAGATGAGCGACACTTTAAGGTTTTTTGTGCAGTAACCCCAATCGATGAGGAAGAGTGTATTGAGTGGCACTGGATGTTGGTCAACTATGACCATAAAGTTTCCAAGGAAGCTTTTCAAGCCTTGCAGGACAAGATTGCAAGTCAAGACATAGCCATTGTCGAAGCTCAAAAACCCAGACGTCTCCCTTTGAACTTATCAGCAGAAGTACATCTGCCAAGCGATCGCTATTCTATGGCTTACCGCAAATGGCTAAAACAACAGGGTGTAACCTTTGGCACTATTTAG
- a CDS encoding non-ribosomal peptide synthetase, translating to MSTKFSDVFFASAEQTIVDVLRYRALSQPDQLAFTFLPDGETEGEHLTYAELERRARAIAAQLQALGLSGERCLLLYPSGLDYVAAFFGCLYADIVAVTAYPPRNKRNTPRIKAIWADAQVACALTTTAILSNLQSLLNDKTDFSNLQWLTTDNLPHKIEDSWQKPLINTDTLAFLQYTSGSTGTPKGVMLSHGNLLHNAAMTYKIMEHSPSSKFVSWLPIYHDMGLIGGILQPLYGGFPCILMPPPSFLQRPYRWLQAISRYQGTTSGAPNFAYELCIHKITPEQRETLDLSSWDVAFNGAEPIRQDTLERFGTTFESCGFRKQAFYPCYGMAEATLMVSGGQKTAPPASKTIFREALEKKQILEASAENEETTNIVGCGQTLPEQQIVIADPETFTQCLPDRVGEIWVSGSSVGRGYWNRPSETEQIFHAYLSDTGKGPFLRTGDLGFLQNGELFVTGRVKDLIIIRGRNLYPQDIELTAERSHPSLRPSSAAAFSVEVNNEERLVVVQELEFRQKPNIEEVTAAIRQAVVEEHEVQVYGVVLIKPGSIPKTSSGKIQRRACRAQFLADNLNVIGSNILESTDFVGTANHLNREALLALPRRECQPLLESYLQNLVAQVLSIAMSQVNTQQPLTTLGLDSLKVFELKNQIEVDLGIAVSIADFFEDSSIVQLATKIIPQLKKEGSIPFVPLAKVEKVTDVHPLSFAQARLWFLDQLEKGNPAYNISFGIRLQGLLQVTALEQSLNEIVRRHEALRTTFSTVEGQPIQRIAPSLTIPLPVVDCQKLPELERESEVRSLMVRESQQPFDLTQEPLFRAKLVRLGQQEHILLLTMHHIISDEWSVEVLIREMAALYKAFLAGNPSPLPELPIQYSDFAYWQRQSLQGERLENQLSYWKKQLDGSPAVLQLPTDRPRPPVQTYRGAHQSLTLPRPLSEAIENLSRQEGVTLFMLLLAAFQTLLYRYTGQEDIPVGSPIAYRNRDEIKRLIGFFVNTIVLRADLRGNPSFVDLLGRLRQVALEAYAHQDFPFEQLVEALQPKRDASYSPLFQVMFTLRNAPQIEEIPDLVLSPFKVDNQTAQFDLSLSIEMTERGLSASFEYNTDLFDAATIARMLGHFQNLLEGIVANPQASLSDLPLLTPAEQHQLLVEWNDTKTDYPLDRCIHQLFEAQVEQTPDAVAIVFGNEQLTYRELNQRANQLAHYLNKLGVKPEVLVGICVERSLEMIVGLLGILKAGGAYVPLDPAYPSERLTFMLSDSQVPVLLTQEKLVAELPDEYRARVVCLDTDWETITKESEENLLSGVKSENLAYVIYTSGSTGKPKGVMALHRGLLNLVFWHQSAFEVTRSDRATQLAGTAFDASVWELWPYLATGATIYLVELEMLSSPVILRDWLVSKKITITFVPTPLAEVLLSLEWSGNLALRIMLTGGDKLHQYPPSSIPFKLVNNYGPTENVVVTTSGPVVSNGEYKMSPCIGRAIANVQVYILDRYLQLVPIGVPGELHISGASLSRGYLNRPDLTTKKFIPNPFWKWSQKIETSTGSHLYKTGDLARYLPDGNIEFLGRIDSQVKIRGFRIELGEIETALIAHPEIEDAVVIAGEDKSGEKRLWAYVVSHPRSDDIPNQKQVPTTSELRNFLKEKLPEYMLPSAFVMLEAMPLTPNGKVDRRALPAPEGRPELEEAYVKPQTEAEQIIAAVWQEILQLEKVGINDNFFSLGGHSLLLVKIQAKLNEIFEQKLSVIDIFKYPTIETLAEYISQKHQGTNPAFRQIQGRASQQKEAIKKQKEAIKKQKQLMKQQGRKANG from the coding sequence ATGTCAACTAAATTTTCAGATGTTTTTTTCGCAAGTGCAGAGCAAACAATCGTCGATGTATTGAGATACAGAGCATTGTCTCAACCCGACCAACTAGCTTTTACCTTTTTGCCAGATGGAGAAACAGAAGGAGAACACTTAACGTATGCAGAATTGGAGCGGCGGGCTAGAGCGATCGCTGCCCAACTTCAGGCATTAGGTTTAAGCGGGGAACGTTGCTTATTACTATATCCTTCAGGGCTGGATTATGTAGCTGCATTTTTCGGGTGTTTGTATGCAGATATAGTTGCGGTAACAGCTTATCCACCTCGTAACAAACGTAACACTCCCAGAATCAAGGCTATTTGGGCAGATGCACAAGTAGCGTGTGCCTTGACTACAACAGCAATTTTATCTAATTTACAATCCCTTCTAAACGACAAAACTGACTTTAGCAATTTACAGTGGCTGACTACTGACAATCTTCCTCATAAAATAGAAGATAGTTGGCAAAAGCCGCTTATAAATACAGATACCTTAGCTTTTTTGCAATATACATCGGGTTCTACAGGTACGCCGAAGGGTGTAATGCTAAGTCATGGCAACCTGCTACACAATGCCGCCATGACTTACAAAATAATGGAACATTCACCCAGCAGTAAATTTGTTTCGTGGCTGCCAATTTACCATGATATGGGCTTGATCGGTGGAATTCTGCAACCCCTGTATGGAGGTTTTCCCTGTATATTAATGCCTCCCCCATCGTTTTTACAGCGACCTTATCGCTGGTTGCAGGCAATTTCCCGCTACCAAGGTACAACAAGTGGGGCTCCCAATTTTGCCTATGAGTTGTGCATTCACAAAATTACACCAGAGCAACGTGAAACCCTTGACTTAAGCAGTTGGGATGTAGCCTTTAACGGCGCTGAACCCATCCGTCAGGATACTTTGGAGCGCTTTGGAACAACTTTTGAATCCTGTGGCTTTCGCAAACAAGCCTTCTACCCCTGTTACGGGATGGCAGAAGCAACTTTGATGGTTTCTGGCGGTCAAAAAACAGCCCCACCAGCGAGCAAAACTATTTTCAGAGAAGCCCTAGAAAAAAAACAGATACTTGAAGCTAGTGCAGAGAATGAAGAAACCACTAACATAGTAGGCTGCGGTCAAACCTTACCAGAGCAGCAGATTGTTATTGCCGATCCGGAAACTTTTACCCAGTGTCTGCCAGATCGGGTCGGAGAAATTTGGGTTTCAGGTTCTAGTGTAGGTCGCGGCTATTGGAATCGCCCATCAGAGACAGAGCAGATTTTCCACGCCTACCTGTCCGATACGGGTAAAGGACCATTTTTGCGGACGGGGGACTTGGGCTTTTTGCAAAATGGGGAACTCTTTGTCACGGGTCGAGTGAAGGATCTAATTATCATTCGCGGTCGCAACCTTTACCCTCAAGATATTGAACTGACAGCAGAACGCAGCCATCCATCGTTACGACCAAGTAGTGCTGCTGCCTTTTCGGTAGAGGTTAACAATGAAGAAAGGCTGGTGGTAGTACAAGAGTTAGAGTTTCGGCAGAAACCGAATATAGAGGAAGTCACCGCCGCAATTCGTCAAGCAGTAGTAGAAGAACATGAGGTGCAAGTCTATGGAGTGGTTTTAATCAAACCGGGGAGCATTCCCAAAACCTCCAGTGGCAAGATTCAACGCCGTGCTTGTCGAGCGCAGTTTCTAGCAGACAATCTGAATGTAATCGGCAGTAATATCCTAGAAAGCACTGATTTTGTCGGAACAGCTAATCATCTTAATCGCGAAGCTCTACTGGCACTCCCTCGAAGGGAGTGCCAGCCGCTTTTAGAGTCTTATCTTCAGAATCTGGTGGCGCAGGTGCTGTCAATAGCAATGTCCCAAGTCAACACTCAGCAACCCTTAACCACTTTGGGGTTAGATTCCTTAAAAGTCTTTGAGTTGAAAAACCAGATTGAGGTCGATCTAGGAATAGCCGTATCCATAGCAGATTTCTTTGAAGATTCGAGCATTGTTCAGCTAGCGACCAAAATCATCCCTCAACTAAAAAAAGAAGGTTCTATCCCATTCGTTCCCCTTGCCAAAGTCGAGAAAGTCACAGACGTTCATCCTCTCTCCTTTGCTCAAGCGAGACTGTGGTTCCTTGACCAGTTGGAAAAGGGCAATCCTGCCTATAACATTTCCTTTGGCATTCGCCTACAAGGTCTGCTTCAGGTGACGGCACTGGAACAAAGCCTCAATGAAATTGTGCGGCGACACGAAGCTTTGCGAACTACCTTTAGCACAGTTGAGGGTCAACCAATTCAGAGAATCGCTCCTTCTTTGACAATACCTTTACCAGTGGTAGATTGCCAAAAACTTCCCGAATTGGAACGGGAGTCTGAAGTGCGTTCCCTGATGGTTCGAGAGAGCCAGCAGCCTTTCGATCTGACTCAGGAACCCTTGTTCCGCGCTAAACTCGTGCGCCTAGGTCAACAGGAACACATCCTTCTTCTGACTATGCACCACATTATTTCTGATGAATGGTCAGTGGAGGTTTTGATTCGGGAGATGGCAGCGCTATACAAAGCATTCTTGGCTGGCAATCCCTCTCCTTTACCCGAACTGCCCATCCAGTATAGTGACTTTGCCTACTGGCAGAGGCAATCGCTTCAGGGAGAGCGACTGGAAAATCAGCTTTCCTACTGGAAAAAACAACTCGACGGTTCCCCAGCAGTTTTGCAACTACCCACAGACCGTCCGCGACCCCCAGTACAGACTTATCGGGGAGCACACCAATCTTTGACTCTCCCAAGACCCTTAAGCGAGGCGATTGAGAATCTCTCTCGTCAAGAAGGTGTCACTTTATTTATGTTGCTGCTGGCGGCTTTCCAGACTTTACTCTACCGCTACACAGGACAGGAAGATATCCCTGTAGGTTCCCCCATTGCCTACCGTAACAGAGACGAAATCAAAAGACTGATTGGCTTTTTCGTCAACACCATAGTGCTGCGTGCCGACTTGAGAGGGAACCCCAGTTTTGTGGATCTGCTGGGTCGGTTGCGTCAGGTGGCATTGGAAGCCTATGCTCACCAGGATTTCCCCTTCGAGCAACTAGTAGAGGCATTACAACCAAAGCGGGATGCCAGCTATTCGCCACTGTTCCAGGTAATGTTTACTCTCCGAAATGCCCCTCAGATCGAAGAGATTCCGGATCTGGTTCTGAGTCCATTTAAAGTGGATAATCAGACCGCGCAGTTTGATTTAAGCTTGTCTATTGAAATGACCGAACGAGGACTGAGTGCCTCATTCGAGTACAATACAGACCTGTTTGATGCTGCTACGATCGCGCGAATGCTTGGTCATTTTCAGAACTTGCTAGAGGGTATAGTGGCTAATCCTCAAGCTAGCCTCTCGGACTTACCCCTATTGACACCAGCCGAGCAGCATCAATTACTCGTCGAGTGGAATGACACTAAAACAGACTATCCGCTTGATCGATGTATCCATCAGTTGTTTGAGGCGCAGGTGGAACAAACACCCGATGCTGTAGCTATAGTATTTGGAAATGAACAGTTAACTTATCGGGAGCTAAATCAACGAGCTAATCAACTGGCACACTACCTGAACAAGCTGGGGGTGAAACCAGAAGTTCTTGTTGGCATCTGCGTCGAGCGATCGCTCGAAATGATCGTAGGACTTTTGGGCATCCTCAAGGCAGGTGGTGCTTATGTGCCGCTAGACCCCGCCTATCCCTCTGAGCGCTTGACCTTCATGTTGTCAGATTCACAGGTACCAGTGCTGTTGACTCAGGAGAAGTTAGTGGCAGAACTTCCTGATGAGTATAGAGCGCGTGTAGTCTGTCTCGATACTGACTGGGAGACTATCACGAAAGAGAGTGAGGAAAATTTGCTCAGTGGGGTTAAGTCCGAAAACTTAGCCTATGTGATTTATACTTCAGGGTCTACAGGAAAGCCGAAGGGGGTTATGGCTCTCCACCGAGGACTGCTGAATTTAGTTTTCTGGCACCAATCCGCCTTTGAAGTCACCCGATCGGATCGAGCTACTCAGCTTGCAGGAACGGCATTTGATGCTTCTGTATGGGAACTGTGGCCGTACCTTGCTACTGGAGCAACGATCTACCTGGTTGAACTGGAGATGCTTAGCTCACCAGTAATTTTGCGGGATTGGCTAGTGTCCAAGAAAATAACCATCACTTTCGTGCCAACACCACTGGCAGAGGTTTTGTTGTCACTGGAATGGTCGGGAAATCTAGCTTTGCGAATTATGCTGACTGGTGGGGATAAGCTTCATCAGTATCCACCATCTTCAATCCCCTTCAAGTTAGTGAATAATTACGGACCCACTGAGAATGTAGTTGTCACAACTTCTGGACCAGTTGTCTCCAATGGTGAGTACAAAATGTCACCTTGTATCGGTCGTGCGATCGCCAACGTGCAAGTTTATATTCTAGACCGCTATCTCCAATTAGTACCTATCGGAGTTCCTGGCGAACTACACATCAGTGGTGCTAGTCTTTCCAGGGGCTACCTCAACCGCCCCGATCTAACTACAAAGAAATTCATTCCTAACCCATTTTGGAAGTGGAGTCAGAAGATTGAAACTTCCACAGGGTCACACCTATACAAAACAGGGGACTTAGCTCGCTATTTGCCGGATGGGAACATCGAGTTTCTCGGTCGGATTGATAGTCAGGTGAAGATTCGCGGCTTTCGCATTGAACTTGGAGAAATTGAAACTGCACTCATCGCTCATCCAGAGATAGAAGATGCTGTAGTCATAGCTGGGGAAGATAAATCAGGCGAAAAGCGACTATGGGCGTATGTTGTGAGTCATCCGCGCTCAGATGACATTCCGAACCAAAAACAAGTTCCTACAACTAGTGAACTGCGAAACTTCCTTAAGGAGAAACTACCTGAATATATGCTGCCATCAGCTTTCGTGATGTTAGAAGCTATGCCGCTAACGCCAAATGGCAAAGTAGACCGTCGTGCCTTACCTGCACCAGAAGGTCGCCCAGAGTTAGAGGAGGCTTATGTAAAACCACAGACAGAAGCCGAACAGATCATTGCGGCTGTTTGGCAAGAAATTCTTCAACTAGAAAAGGTGGGTATTAATGACAATTTCTTTAGCCTGGGTGGACATTCATTACTCCTGGTCAAAATTCAAGCAAAACTGAATGAAATCTTTGAGCAAAAGCTATCAGTAATTGACATTTTTAAATATCCAACGATCGAGACTTTGGCAGAATATATTAGCCAGAAACATCAGGGTACAAATCCTGCTTTTCGGCAAATACAAGGTCGTGCTAGTCAACAAAAAGAAGCAATTAAAAAGCAAAAAGAAGCGATTAAAAAGCAAAAACAACTGATGAAGCAACAAGGAAGAAAGGCAAATGGATGA